One genomic window of Bacillus mycoides includes the following:
- a CDS encoding putrescine aminotransferase has translation MGTNVENKLNEKDVKGSNVNEYITKVLQLIEKEKVTEEEANWIQKETVDGFREHVNPGFLAYRKTVTKDGQFAAVEWSDEGSCFMDINGKRYIDCLGGFGIYNVGHRNPKVVKAVTDQLKRQALHSQDLLDPLRAMLAKILADITPGDLKYAFFTNSGTESVEAALKLAKMYSERTTFIATTRAFHGKSLGSLSGTAKGMFRKPFLPLIPGFRHVPFGDIEMMRKTFETCALVGEDVAAVILEPIQGEGGIILPPENYLKQVRELCDEFGSLLIFDEVQTGMGRTGKMFAAELYDVVPDIICLAKAFGGGVMPAGAIVAKETVFKSWFENPFMHTTTFGGNPLACAAAIATIHVLLEEKLPERAMEVGEYFLNGLKQAAEGHEDKIFEIRGQGLMIGIEFHKDEIGYEVSKAMFDQGILVAGTLINSKTIRIEPSLTISYEEVDTVINTFKSVLTQVKVK, from the coding sequence ATGGGAACGAACGTAGAAAATAAATTGAATGAGAAAGATGTAAAAGGTTCAAATGTAAATGAGTATATTACGAAAGTACTACAGTTAATTGAAAAAGAAAAGGTTACTGAAGAAGAGGCGAACTGGATTCAAAAAGAAACAGTAGATGGATTTAGAGAGCATGTAAACCCTGGTTTTCTTGCTTATAGAAAAACAGTAACAAAAGATGGACAATTTGCAGCAGTAGAATGGTCAGATGAAGGATCTTGTTTCATGGATATTAACGGTAAAAGATATATTGACTGTTTAGGTGGATTTGGAATTTATAATGTTGGTCACCGTAATCCGAAAGTGGTAAAAGCTGTGACAGATCAATTAAAACGTCAAGCATTGCACAGTCAGGATTTACTGGATCCACTTCGAGCAATGCTTGCAAAGATTTTAGCGGACATTACACCTGGTGATTTGAAATACGCCTTCTTTACAAACAGTGGTACAGAAAGTGTGGAGGCAGCATTAAAACTAGCAAAAATGTATAGTGAACGAACAACTTTCATTGCTACAACTCGTGCCTTCCATGGTAAGAGTCTTGGTTCCTTATCAGGAACGGCAAAAGGAATGTTCCGTAAGCCATTCTTACCATTGATTCCGGGTTTTCGTCACGTTCCATTTGGCGACATTGAGATGATGAGAAAAACATTTGAGACATGTGCATTAGTAGGAGAAGATGTCGCAGCAGTTATTTTAGAACCAATTCAAGGAGAGGGCGGTATTATTTTACCTCCAGAAAATTATTTGAAACAAGTACGAGAGCTTTGTGATGAGTTTGGATCACTCCTTATTTTTGATGAAGTACAAACTGGAATGGGACGTACAGGAAAAATGTTTGCTGCAGAATTATATGATGTAGTGCCGGATATTATTTGTCTTGCGAAGGCGTTTGGTGGAGGTGTAATGCCAGCGGGAGCTATTGTTGCGAAAGAAACAGTATTCAAAAGTTGGTTTGAAAATCCATTTATGCATACAACAACATTTGGAGGAAATCCTCTTGCATGTGCTGCTGCAATTGCAACAATCCATGTATTATTGGAAGAGAAATTACCGGAACGAGCTATGGAAGTTGGGGAGTATTTCTTAAATGGATTGAAACAAGCAGCAGAAGGGCACGAAGATAAAATCTTTGAAATTCGTGGTCAAGGTTTAATGATTGGGATTGAATTCCATAAAGACGAGATTGGTTATGAAGTGTCAAAGGCGATGTTTGATCAAGGTATTCTTGTTGCGGGAACATTAATTAACTCAAAAACAATTCGTATTGAACCATCCCTTACAATTAGTTATGAAGAAGTAGATACAGTTATTAATACGTTTAAATCTGTGCTAACTCAAGTAAAAGTAAAATAA
- a CDS encoding GntR family transcriptional regulator produces the protein MKIEFSPNTPIYIQVMECIKKEIVTGHLLSGDKIPSVRELASELQVNPNTIQRTFQELERDEVVVTRRGMGRYVTNEGEKIMELRKDMAKELLHSFIDGMDNLGFSEEEILSILRSSLNKKREENE, from the coding sequence ATGAAAATCGAGTTTTCTCCAAACACACCAATTTACATTCAAGTAATGGAATGCATAAAAAAGGAAATTGTAACAGGACATTTATTGTCTGGTGATAAAATTCCCTCCGTACGTGAATTAGCGAGTGAATTGCAAGTAAATCCAAATACGATTCAACGTACATTTCAAGAGCTAGAACGGGATGAAGTTGTTGTAACACGTAGAGGAATGGGGCGATATGTAACGAATGAAGGGGAGAAAATTATGGAGCTGCGAAAAGATATGGCGAAAGAATTACTTCATTCTTTTATAGATGGAATGGACAATTTAGGTTTTTCAGAAGAAGAAATTCTTTCAATTCTTCGTTCTTCATTAAATAAGAAAAGGGAGGAGAACGAATGA
- a CDS encoding ABC transporter ATP-binding protein, whose product MTELLRIENLWKRYGLKAVIRELNIEITEGKIVGLVGDNGSGKTTLLKMIAGLQHSSEGSIAINGKKIGLETKEIVSFMSDKPVFDDWMTVKDALFFYRDFYKDFDIQKAVGTIAEFKIPLEEKITALSKGMVEKLQIILTFSRKAKLYILDEPLGGIDLVSREHVLELILKFYREDCTLLISTHLIREIENIFDEVIFLKDGEIILHENVEELRFQKGKAVHELFKEAYEK is encoded by the coding sequence ATGACAGAGCTATTAAGAATAGAGAATCTATGGAAGCGATATGGATTGAAAGCGGTGATCCGGGAATTAAACATAGAGATTACAGAAGGAAAAATCGTTGGGCTTGTTGGAGATAACGGGAGCGGGAAAACGACGTTATTGAAAATGATTGCAGGCTTGCAACATTCTTCAGAAGGTAGCATAGCAATTAACGGTAAAAAAATAGGGTTAGAGACGAAAGAAATCGTTTCATTTATGTCTGATAAGCCAGTCTTTGATGATTGGATGACTGTAAAAGATGCATTATTCTTTTATAGAGATTTTTATAAAGACTTTGATATTCAAAAAGCAGTAGGTACGATTGCGGAATTTAAAATACCATTAGAAGAAAAAATTACAGCATTATCAAAAGGTATGGTTGAAAAGCTTCAAATTATTTTAACGTTTTCTCGAAAAGCGAAGTTATACATACTGGATGAACCACTTGGTGGGATTGATCTCGTTTCTAGGGAACATGTACTTGAGCTAATCCTTAAATTTTATCGTGAAGATTGTACGCTGCTTATATCGACTCATTTAATAAGAGAAATCGAAAATATATTTGATGAAGTAATCTTTTTGAAAGATGGAGAAATAATATTGCATGAAAATGTGGAAGAACTACGATTTCAAAAAGGGAAAGCAGTACATGAGCTGTTTAAGGAGGCCTATGAGAAATGA